In Rhineura floridana isolate rRhiFlo1 chromosome 1, rRhiFlo1.hap2, whole genome shotgun sequence, the following proteins share a genomic window:
- the LOC133377624 gene encoding mas-related G-protein coupled receptor member H-like, which translates to YFYENAANVYIKLLILVVCVLGLFANGTVIWILGFHIKKDFFTISMLMLAVADILVVLILLFFITVSCVLSSETDYIVLSVLFLVFGGLVQSMYTIGQLLLTAISIALCWSVLFPTWNGLSQYLPRLSFKACVLIWVFSFMLSGIQIAFDMTDPFAISFLRPCFIINVLISTKSIIVSILTLFIKISFKSHHQQPLKMILLTLLSFLFFTFPLNAFYFTRAYIYHPYIPELCFLSASINCSIKPLICYQAGRKQMGCCRGSMVVTLQSLFQEDEGCREEQLFPMPPLRSFTSPTSCPNPIQGNSHSEKQSDYANCLEGMEETVP; encoded by the coding sequence TATTTCTATGAAAATGCAGCAAACGTTTATATCAAGCTCCTCATTTTAGTTGTCTGCGTTTTGGGACTTTTCGCAAATGGAACTGTCATCTGGATTCTTGGCTTCCACATTAAAAAGGATTTTTTcaccatcagcatgctgatgttgGCTGTTGCTGATATCTTGGTAGTCCTCATACTGCTATTTTTTATTACTGTATCTTGTGTTCTGAGTAGTGAAACAGATTATATAGTCCTATCTGTTCTTTTCTTAGTATTTGGGGGGCTAGTCCAGTCTATGTACACCATTGGCCAACTTCTACTGACAGCCATCAGTATTGCCCTCTGCTGGTCTGTCCTCTTCCCAACTTGGAATGGCCTCAGTCAATACCTACCACGTTTGTCCTTCAAAGCATGTGTCCTAATCTGggtcttctctttcatgctgtcTGGGATTCAGATTGCTTTTGATATGACTGATCCCTTTGCCATTTCTTTCCTGAGGCCCTGTTTTATCATCAATGTGCTGATTTCCACAAAATCCATCATTGTCTCCATTCTGACACTTTTCATCAAAATCTCTTTTAAATCACACCACCAGCAACCTTTAAAAATGATCTTGCTCACTCTactctccttcctcttctttaCTTTTCCACTCAATGCCTTTTACTTCACTAGAGCATATATCTATCACCCCTATATCCCGGAACTTTGCTTCTTATCCGCCTCCATTAACTGCAGCATTAAACCATTGATTTGTTACCAAGCTGGGAGAAAGCAGATGGGTTGTTGTAGGGGGAGTATGGTGGTCACCCTCCAGAGCCTTTTCCAGGAAGATGAAGGATGTAGAGAAGAACAGTTGTTCCCCATGCCACCTCTGAGATCCTTCACAAGTCCAACTTCATGTCCTAACCCTATACAAGGAAACAGTCACAGTGAGAAGCAGAGCGATTATGCCAATTGCCTTGAGGGGATGGAAGAAACAGTCCCCTGA